The genomic segment tctctctctttctcgccgtgtgcgcgccacCGTGAACAGGCACCATGAGTGGGTCGCCGTTGAACTCGTCACTGCAGCCGGCTCTAACGGCCAGTGATGAGGCTGTTATCAATGAGGGAGTTAGTGTCGTTGTGCGCGtccgccctctctccacaAAGGAGCGGGCAGATGCGAGGGTGCACAACTGCATTAAATGCTTGCCAGACTGCGTCATCATTGACGGCAGCGCCCACGCACGGGCATCCATGCACGCGAGCCCGGCAGGACCAGCCTCGCAGCCGACGCGCGCCACAACTCGCCCATATCAGTTCTCTGTCGATCAGGTTTTCAACACGCACGCCTCGCAGATTGAGGTGTACGAGCAGTCGTGCAAGCGCATCGTAGAGGGTATCTTCCACGGCATCAACGGCTCCATCCTCGCCTACGGCGCCACCGGCTCTGGCAAGACGCACACCATGTTTGGCAGCACAATGAGCGCTGCGGGTATTGTGTACCAGGCCGTCCAGGACATCTTTGCTGAAAAGGAGCGactggaggaagaggagggcaagcgcgtgcgcatcaAGTGCAGCTTTCTCGAGGTCTACAATGAGGATGTGTTTGACCTGCTCGCCAGGCCGGTGGGAgaaggcagcggtggcgcgaaATCCTTGGcgagcagcggtgctggtgccTCGGGCCGAGAAGCGAAGCGAGTCCCTCTTCAGGTGCGCGAGGCACCCGACACGACGGCTTCTGCGTCTGCCGGCTTTGATGccggtgaaggcggcggtaTCAACAACGGCGGGCTGCACATTCGCGGGCTTACACATATCTTCCCCGAGACGTTCGAGGACTTCGCCCGGAGCATCGAGCACGGCCACACACAACGATTCGTGGCCGCCACCGGGGCTAATGCGCAGTCGAGCCGCTCGCACGCGATCATCACTGTCGAGGTAGAGGTGCGCCACAGTAATACCTGCGCCAACGTTGGCGACGTGGGCTTTGCGTCGGCGGTGGATGACGACGCCGATGCGGCAGAGACAGCCACGGAGTTCTCGCCAACGAAGAAAGcggcgaagaggaaaaagaggCCGTTGACGTCGACGGTCACTATCGCGAAGATTCAGTTCGCGGATCTGGCGGGCTCtgagcgcgccgccgcgaccagCAATACGGGCCTGCGTCTTCGCGAGGGCGGAAACATTAACCGGTCGCTGCTAGCGCTCGGTGCGGTCGTGCAGAGCCTGGTGCAGCAGAaggtgcgacggcggcagacAGGCGGCAAGGGCGGAGGCAAGATCTTTATTCCTTACCGTGGGTCCAAGCTGACACGGTTGCTGCGCGACAGCATTGGCGGCAACTGCCGCACGCAGATGCTTTTCTGCCTGAGCCCGAGCACGAAGCACACAGAGGAGACGGTGAACACGATGAAGTTTGCGATGAACGCGAAGGAGATCCAGGTGGAGGCGCACCGCAACGAGTTCGCCGTCAACTCGAGTCAACTAGCCAAAACACAGGAGGCGCtcatcgaggagctgcgaGAGGAGCTTGCTCGCGCGCAGTCTGCTCTCGCCGCGTACACGAGTGGTCTCAGCGGCAACGACTCGAACAatagcagcagcgccgaagGGAACCAGTCTCAGCGTGCTGACGCGGTGCCAGCGACCGAGAGCAGCGTCGTTGGCAGCGAGAGTCCTTCGCTGACCCTGCACATTCGACAGGGGGCGTCGCCATCGACGTCGAACAGCCCTCTTGCTGCCCTCAGCACTGGCAATCGCAGCCACAGTAGCCCTGCGCCCACACCATCAGTGCCAGCCTTGCCCTCGTGGCCTGCCAAGAGCGCGCCGCGAGGCACTGTCACACCatctgcggcagccgccggtgcagcagcgtcgtcgccgtccgtGAACGGATGCCAGTCTCCCGTATCGatcggtggcgccgacgtgcTGCAGGGCGGGAGCGTGCCGCGCCCGTCcctcagcagccgcaccgctcgCCCGTCTGTCTTCTCGGAGACCACTCCGCTTTTCTCTGAGCTGGAGGCAAGGCTGAAAAACTTCTCTGCTCAAAAGGAAAGCCTCTACCACGAGGTGCgcgaggcgcaggagcgccaGCGTGATAGGGAGACGCAGCTgcgagagcagcagtggcggcttGCCACGTTTCTTGTCAGCGACGCCtccggcagccgcgcacggggggaggtggacggcaacggcaccACCGGCATTGGCGTCGCCGGCCTGCGCAAGATGATTTCGGCcatggaggcggagcaggcTCAGCAAGCACACCAGCTGACCGCGCTGACAGAGCGgctcgacgacgcggatCGGCAGTTCGCCGCCACGcggcaggagctgctgcgcgagcgtcAGGGCACCTCGCTTGAGCTGCTGCTAGACAacgcacgtctgcgccaAGGTTGCACGGAGGCCGAGTGCCTGGCCGCGCACTACCACCAGGAATGCCGCTCGCTGCTCAACCGTCAGGCTGAATACGCCGAAGCGCTGAGCAAGTGTGTCGAGGCTATTCAGCGCCTTCGTCCGCACCTCGCCCAGCTGACCTCGCCAACGTCCTCCATGAACGGCAGCAACAGTGGCAACGCCATCGTGGCCGCGGTCGAGACGGCGAACGTGGCTCTCTtgtacgcgctgctgcccaccgCGTCCACCGCGCAGATGACGACCGTGTTCGAGTCCGCGTTGCACTCGACCGTGAAatcgccgctgcaggcgccgccgctgaaaTCGGTCTCtgccttctcctttcctgCGCAGCCAATGCCCTTTGCGCacccgccgctggcgccgagTCCGACGAACCGGGCCGGtcgcagcaacagctgcagtcctcttcgcggcggcgggccTGCCGGCACTCGTGGCTCGAATCACCTCGCGGAGCATTTCCGCGACCTGATGGCCACCGCCGAGTCGATGCATCTCACCAGCAGTAGCGAGAGGGATACGAGCGAAAACACAGAGGGGGTTCGCACGCGTCACGGCCATCTCGTGCAGGCGGCTGACCGCACTAGTAGTCCGGAGCGGCGCCCTTCAACCCAGCAGGCATGCACGAGCGATGAGCCCCTTGGCCGGGCCCCCGCAACCGGCAACAAAAACGCCCCCAAAGCGTTCGGGCGCACGTTTAGTCTCACGGGCTTGACGCGAAacacagcgacggcgccacctGGAGGCCGCAAGAGGCGCCTATGCCCGGTAGCAGACAAGACGTCGTCGAGTGGACCGGTCGGCGGACACGCGCCTCGGACCATCAACGGAGCAGCCGCCAAAAAGAGCtttggtggtggcgcactGCGCGCGCAAGCGCTCCAGCGGTCTGTCTCCGCCCCGCTCCCGTTTACTCGCTCAGCGTCACGTACACAAGGCCCAGCTGCTGGGCCAGCTCGCAAACCTAAGGCAGCTAGTGCCTCAGgccccgccgctgcatcatTGACGCGACGCCACGCTGGCGCACAGAACGCTACCCAGCATCGGGCCAACAGGAAGACGCCCGTCGGCAGTCCCGGTGCTGggcacaccaccacagcTTCTTCCTTCGCCTTTGTGCGCAGCAACCATGCGTCTGCGCTGCGGGCGCTTGCATTCGCTATGGACAGTGCAGACTCTAGCCTTAGAGGACGGTCGAACCGTCGCGGAGAGGTGAATTCGTCACCGCCGACGGCTGCGCGG from the Leishmania donovani BPK282A1 complete genome, chromosome 11 genome contains:
- a CDS encoding kinesin, putative, encoding MLFCLSPSTKHTEETVNTMKFAMNAKEIQVEAHRNEFAVNSSQLAKTQEALIEELREELARAQSALAAYTSGLSGNDSNNSSSAEGNQSQRADAVPATESSVVGSESPSLTLHIRQGASPSTSNSPLAALSTGNRSHSSPAPTPSVPALPSWPAKSAPRGTVTPSAAAAGAAASSPSVNGCQSPVSIGGADVLQGGSVPRPSLSSRTARPSVFSETTPLFSELEARLKNFSAQKESLYHEVREAQERQRDRETQLREQQWRLATFLVSDASGSRARGEVDGNGTTGIGVAGLRKMISAMEAEQAQQAHQLTALTERLDDADRQFAATRQELLRERQGTSLELLLDNARLRQGCTEAECLAAHYHQECRSLLNRQAEYAEALSKCVEAIQRLRPHLAQLTSPTSSMNGSNSGNAIVAAVETANVALLYALLPTASTAQMTTVFESALHSTVKSPLQAPPLKSVSAFSFPAQPMPFAHPPLAPSPTNRAGRSNSCSPLRGGGPAGTRGSNHLAEHFRDLMATAESMHLTSSSERDTSENTEGVRTRHGHLVQAADRTSSPERRPSTQQACTSDEPLGRAPATGNKNAPKAFGRTFSLTGLTRNTATAPPGGRKRRLCPVADKTSSSGPVGGHAPRTINGAAAKKSFGGGALRAQALQRSVSAPLPFTRSASRTQGPAAGPARKPKAASASGPAAASLTRRHAGAQNATQHRANRKTPVGSPGAGHTTTASSFAFVRSNHASALRALAFAMDSADSSLRGRSNRRGEVNSSPPTAARASSEATANSGSSRSMPNTNGAAKRRQSSSSTGNKFAAINPMQSCPDADCSPSLAQAQQERKRTSGGAAPHLLGFAPSSSSKFERTSKKAGKLARSQATFVPVSTPRVAGASGVLLQRRSDSATDTAATFTSAGSPSRISSSSSDSSSLNVSCESAPSRYNVSPEGRTATPETGAHKTKKAANGPRKSHDKTPQLTVARLLECAAAAAPALPQYNATLSPNTHGSDCVNKENGQQPLQSRTRTSFTDDLMVSISTCFSDGLSPNSRGQVSSSHC